In Streptomyces sp. ITFR-16, the sequence CCGGCCCTCGGACAGGTCCAGAGAGGCCAGGACGGACGGCACCACCGCGCTGGGCAGCAGATGCCGCAGCAGAGCCGCGACCCGCACCCCCAGGTCGCCGTACTCGCAGATGGCCTGGGACATGGACTGGACACCCGCGAAGGCGCCCACGATGACGTCCGCCGTCTCGACCGGCGAGATGTGCGGCAGCAGCTCCCCCTGGGCCTGCGCCTGCTGGAGCAGATCGAGCCCGACCTCGCTCCAGCGCAGGAACGGCCCGCTGCGGTCCAGACTCTGCGTCAGCTGGTCCATCGTCAGCCGCACACCCGCACGCACCATGGGATCGGTCTGCAGCCGGTAGGCGTGCAGCACCACGACGTCCACGATCTCCTGCACCTTGGAGGGGCGGGGCGGAACGATGATC encodes:
- a CDS encoding ScbR family autoregulator-binding transcription factor, with the protein product MAEQLRAIRTRQTILAAAAKIFEEQGYQAATISQILTEAGVTKGALYFHFHSKEDLAQGVLAEQDQRIIVPPRPSKVQEIVDVVVLHAYRLQTDPMVRAGVRLTMDQLTQSLDRSGPFLRWSEVGLDLLQQAQAQGELLPHISPVETADVIVGAFAGVQSMSQAICEYGDLGVRVAALLRHLLPSAVVPSVLASLDLSEGRGMKVYAEALEAAEMRDVLETAS